In one window of Holophagales bacterium DNA:
- a CDS encoding protein kinase, whose translation MSNQTARTLRPEAEVAHYRIVSPLGAGGMGEVFLAEDRSLQRRVAIKILPPELVRDEDRIRRFELEARSASQLNHPNIVTIYEIGNAPVRMAGEPDSGPVRYIAMELVSGRTLASLIHEEKTDLRTLVGYLAQAADGLAKAHAAGIVHRDLKPANIMVSTDGFTKVLDFGLAKLAEAREGGSDLSDAPTMESPGSAVGSVLGTAGYMSPEQVAGRAVDHRSDVFSFGCVLYEAATHRRPFEAATAVEAMHRILNDKPVPVEELNPKAPAELRRVIRRCLAKAPDQRVQSVKDLALQLREIVDEWDSLPASGSSVASGPGAAAATKRARPLVLVAAGAGMLAVVAGLAFGLRGRRGGGENPEPAQAFQTMRMSTQTSRGDVFDATLSRDGRYLAYLHGRGGSAGLRVRQVATGSDVEVLAPSEAGLSNVAFSPDGNYVYYLARKPEDRRYQGLFVVPSLGGAPRERLFDVDSKASFSPDGKRLACWRGVPQKQESHLVVFDLETSEEKVLATLGPEDPVVGSPAWSPDGLTLATLSQAPPPGLGSNIHSFDAATGARRSTLMLPNAMLSSVGWLADGSGLVGTGVSLHGILQGQVFLVAYPGGRLQRVTNDFYNYGVVSVSTSDEAIAAVRTSRLANLWIADVSGGAARKLTSVTSPEGSPWNVSVPGPEQVLYEVPGDGKLRIWSVDAAEGEARILTTDSAHTFNSRAAPGVVLFDRLDDTGAHVWRMAPDGTGRKQVTSGKGELIRHVSPDGRFAAFEKWEAEGDIHLADLATGEVSKLFERSGNSFGFSPDSKRYLVTRLEPDEKGQARPLLHAIPVAGGSALPSFPVPDGALGLAWTPDSRGLSFRRRADPAWNIFRQGLDEGEPVQVTRFTEGRLMGHFWSPDGRKLAVTIRTREGVDLWVTEADGTRPVRATKFPELEIFSVRWMPDSRRLVVSAGTDSSDAVLIRGFR comes from the coding sequence ATGTCGAACCAGACCGCGCGCACCCTGCGCCCGGAGGCCGAGGTCGCGCACTACCGGATCGTCTCCCCGCTGGGCGCGGGCGGCATGGGCGAGGTCTTCCTGGCCGAGGACCGCAGCCTGCAGCGCCGGGTCGCGATCAAGATCCTGCCGCCCGAGCTCGTCAGGGACGAGGACCGCATCCGCCGCTTCGAGCTGGAGGCCCGGTCGGCGTCGCAGCTGAACCACCCCAACATCGTCACGATCTACGAGATCGGGAACGCGCCCGTGAGGATGGCGGGCGAGCCCGATTCGGGCCCGGTGCGCTACATCGCCATGGAGCTCGTGAGCGGGCGGACCCTGGCGAGCCTCATCCACGAGGAGAAGACTGACCTCAGAACCCTCGTCGGCTACCTGGCGCAGGCCGCGGACGGCCTCGCCAAGGCCCACGCGGCGGGCATCGTCCACAGGGACCTGAAGCCCGCGAACATCATGGTGTCCACCGACGGCTTCACGAAGGTCCTCGACTTCGGCCTCGCGAAGCTGGCCGAAGCGCGCGAGGGCGGGTCGGACCTCTCCGACGCGCCGACGATGGAGTCTCCCGGGAGCGCGGTAGGCAGCGTCCTGGGCACGGCGGGATACATGTCCCCGGAGCAGGTGGCGGGCCGCGCCGTGGACCACAGGTCGGACGTCTTCTCGTTCGGCTGCGTCCTCTACGAGGCGGCCACGCACCGGCGCCCATTCGAGGCCGCCACGGCGGTCGAGGCGATGCACCGGATCCTGAACGACAAGCCGGTCCCGGTGGAGGAGCTGAACCCGAAGGCCCCCGCGGAGCTGCGGCGCGTCATCCGCCGCTGCCTCGCGAAGGCCCCCGACCAGCGCGTGCAGTCGGTGAAGGACCTCGCGCTCCAGCTCCGCGAGATCGTGGACGAGTGGGACTCGCTCCCCGCCTCGGGAAGCTCCGTCGCGTCCGGGCCGGGTGCCGCCGCCGCCACGAAGCGGGCGCGGCCTCTCGTCCTCGTCGCTGCCGGGGCCGGGATGCTGGCCGTCGTCGCGGGGCTCGCCTTCGGCCTCCGGGGCCGGCGCGGAGGCGGCGAGAACCCCGAGCCGGCGCAGGCCTTCCAGACGATGCGGATGTCCACGCAGACGAGCCGCGGCGACGTCTTCGACGCCACCCTCTCGCGCGACGGCCGCTACCTCGCCTACCTCCACGGCCGCGGCGGGTCCGCGGGCCTGCGCGTGCGCCAGGTGGCGACCGGGAGCGACGTGGAGGTGCTGGCTCCGAGCGAGGCCGGCCTCTCGAACGTCGCCTTCTCCCCCGACGGGAACTACGTCTACTACCTCGCCCGAAAGCCCGAGGACAGGAGATACCAGGGGCTTTTCGTCGTCCCTTCGCTGGGCGGGGCGCCGCGGGAGCGGCTCTTCGACGTCGATTCGAAGGCGAGCTTCTCTCCCGACGGCAAGCGTCTGGCCTGCTGGCGCGGGGTGCCGCAGAAGCAGGAGAGCCACCTCGTCGTCTTCGACCTCGAGACATCGGAGGAGAAGGTCCTCGCCACCCTTGGTCCGGAGGACCCGGTGGTGGGCTCGCCGGCCTGGTCCCCGGACGGACTCACCCTCGCGACACTGAGCCAGGCTCCACCTCCCGGGCTCGGCTCGAACATCCACTCGTTCGACGCCGCGACCGGCGCCCGCCGGTCCACCCTGATGCTGCCGAACGCGATGCTCTCGAGCGTCGGCTGGCTCGCCGACGGCAGCGGGCTCGTCGGGACGGGCGTCAGCCTGCACGGGATCCTCCAGGGGCAGGTCTTCCTCGTCGCGTATCCCGGAGGCCGCCTCCAGCGGGTCACGAACGACTTCTACAACTACGGCGTCGTCTCGGTCTCGACCTCCGACGAGGCGATTGCCGCGGTCCGCACGTCCCGCCTCGCGAATCTCTGGATCGCCGACGTGTCGGGGGGCGCGGCCCGAAAGCTCACTTCGGTCACGAGCCCGGAGGGCTCGCCGTGGAACGTGTCCGTCCCCGGACCGGAGCAGGTCCTCTACGAGGTGCCCGGCGACGGGAAGCTCCGGATCTGGAGCGTGGACGCCGCGGAAGGAGAGGCGAGAATCCTCACGACGGACTCCGCCCACACGTTCAACAGCAGGGCCGCCCCCGGGGTCGTCCTCTTCGACCGGCTCGACGACACCGGTGCCCACGTGTGGCGCATGGCGCCCGACGGCACCGGCCGCAAGCAGGTGACCTCGGGCAAAGGGGAGCTGATCCGCCACGTTTCGCCCGACGGACGATTCGCCGCCTTCGAGAAGTGGGAGGCCGAAGGCGACATCCACCTCGCCGACCTTGCGACCGGCGAAGTGTCGAAGCTCTTCGAACGCTCCGGCAATTCCTTCGGGTTCTCACCCGACTCGAAGCGGTATCTGGTGACGCGCCTCGAGCCGGACGAAAAGGGGCAGGCCCGCCCGCTCCTCCACGCCATCCCCGTCGCGGGCGGGTCGGCGCTCCCGAGTTTTCCCGTCCCGGACGGCGCCCTCGGCCTCGCCTGGACGCCGGACAGCCGCGGCCTCAGCTTCCGCCGGCGCGCCGACCCCGCCTGGAACATCTTCCGGCAGGGCCTCGACGAGGGCGAGCCGGTCCAGGTGACGCGCTTCACCGAAGGCCGGCTGATGGGCCACTTCTGGTCCCCCGACGGCCGGAAGCTGGCCGTCACGATCCGAACGCGGGAGGGGGTCGACCTCTGGGTGACCGAGGCGGACGGGACTCGGCCCGTCCGCGCCACGAAGTTCCCGGAGCTCGAGATCTTCTCCGTCCGCTGGATGCCCGACAGCCGCCGCCTCGTCGTTTCGGCCGGCACCGACAGCAGCGACGCCGTCCTCATCCGCGGGTTCCGGTAG
- a CDS encoding CGNR zinc finger domain-containing protein has translation MAFEFIAGDLGLDFVNTREYHDGPMPEEALTSWRDLVDWGAAASLMTPRVAGALRALEAATPRVARTTFRRALRLRDGLCRILTALLAGRPPAADDLRLLNERLAAAQAAVVLCPAAGALTPRLTVTGERPESLLGPVVLAAARLLSSPEALALVRRCNHPTCRRFFVDRSKNRSRRWCDMKICGNRVKAREHYRRNCPTHPVGTTA, from the coding sequence GTGGCATTCGAGTTCATCGCCGGGGACCTGGGCCTCGACTTCGTCAACACGCGCGAGTACCACGACGGCCCGATGCCGGAGGAAGCACTGACGTCCTGGCGGGATCTCGTCGACTGGGGGGCGGCGGCCTCACTGATGACGCCGCGCGTCGCCGGCGCGCTGCGCGCCCTGGAAGCCGCGACCCCGCGCGTGGCGCGCACGACCTTCCGGCGCGCCCTCAGGCTCCGGGACGGCCTCTGCCGCATCCTGACCGCGCTGCTCGCGGGCCGTCCTCCGGCTGCGGACGACCTGCGTCTGCTCAACGAGCGCCTCGCCGCCGCTCAGGCGGCGGTGGTCCTCTGCCCGGCCGCAGGCGCTCTCACGCCGAGGCTCACGGTCACAGGCGAGCGACCCGAGTCCCTGCTCGGCCCCGTCGTCCTCGCGGCGGCACGGCTCCTCTCCTCGCCCGAGGCTCTCGCGCTCGTCCGGCGCTGCAACCACCCGACCTGCCGCAGGTTCTTCGTCGACCGCAGCAAGAACCGCTCACGGCGCTGGTGCGACATGAAGATCTGTGGAAACCGCGTCAAGGCGCGCGAGCACTATCGCCGCAACTGTCCGACGCATCCGGTCGGGACGACCGCGTAG
- a CDS encoding polymer-forming cytoskeletal protein produces MIGPNIRIQGELSGDEDLVVEGRVEGKISVTKGLRIGPQAQVNAEVKAHHVVIAGRIVGNVIATEKVEILPSGILEGNIRAPKIAIAEGAQFKGSVDMGGKPAAETAAAHAPNAPNAPNAPDKRDPKDHGKS; encoded by the coding sequence GTGATCGGACCCAACATTCGCATCCAGGGTGAGCTTTCGGGCGACGAGGACCTCGTCGTCGAGGGGCGCGTCGAGGGAAAGATCTCCGTCACGAAGGGCCTTCGCATCGGCCCGCAGGCGCAGGTGAACGCCGAGGTCAAGGCGCACCACGTCGTCATCGCGGGACGCATCGTCGGCAACGTGATCGCCACGGAGAAGGTGGAGATCCTCCCTTCGGGGATCCTCGAGGGGAACATCCGCGCTCCGAAGATCGCCATCGCCGAGGGCGCGCAGTTCAAGGGGAGCGTCGACATGGGCGGCAAACCCGCCGCCGAGACGGCCGCGGCGCACGCCCCGAACGCGCCGAACGCGCCGAACGCTCCCGACAAGAGGGACCCGAAGGACCACGGCAAGAGCTGA
- a CDS encoding DUF3592 domain-containing protein, whose protein sequence is MNTAALCLAVCIVGFFVSVVLLVLGKSSAKWPRADGVVLSSRVVRRRSRTPYVSARVSYEYRVLDRVHRGSRIAFGYQGMSDSGDSAESIVQRFSTGTRLSVAYLPGWPSQSVLIPGIRKRVFLWLVFSLLLGLVCLSLYASGHT, encoded by the coding sequence GTGAATACCGCCGCTCTCTGCCTCGCAGTCTGCATCGTGGGCTTCTTCGTGTCGGTCGTGCTGCTGGTTCTCGGAAAGAGCAGTGCGAAGTGGCCGAGGGCCGATGGCGTGGTTCTCTCGTCACGCGTCGTACGCCGCAGGAGCAGAACCCCCTACGTCTCCGCTCGCGTCTCCTATGAGTATCGAGTGCTCGATCGTGTCCACCGTGGTTCCCGAATCGCCTTCGGCTATCAGGGCATGAGTGATTCCGGCGATAGCGCCGAGAGCATCGTGCAGCGCTTTTCCACTGGCACGCGCCTCTCGGTTGCCTATCTCCCAGGATGGCCTTCTCAATCAGTCCTCATTCCTGGCATTCGCAAACGCGTGTTTCTCTGGCTCGTCTTCTCCCTCCTGCTCGGCCTCGTTTGTCTCAGTCTCTACGCGTCGGGTCACACCTAG
- a CDS encoding nuclear transport factor 2 family protein, with protein MNPFLRLLLILLPFTTLSLKAEWRATTPAAAESVKAPRIAAALKAAMRFDMAILAKDAVVFESMFSDDAVVNNPFNRIATKQDAVNNLRTGLIDYTSLDRSVEYAALRGTHEVVLMGEETLTPVGKARFAGKSVRRRTTEIWTDVSGSWQLSLRQATIYSAE; from the coding sequence ATGAACCCGTTTCTCCGCCTTCTCCTGATCCTTCTTCCCTTCACGACGCTCTCACTGAAGGCAGAATGGCGTGCCACTACGCCAGCAGCCGCAGAGTCCGTGAAGGCGCCCCGCATTGCTGCAGCCCTGAAGGCTGCGATGCGCTTTGACATGGCGATTCTGGCGAAGGACGCCGTCGTGTTCGAAAGCATGTTCTCCGACGATGCCGTCGTGAACAACCCGTTCAACAGGATCGCCACGAAGCAGGACGCGGTCAACAACCTGAGGACCGGCCTGATCGACTACACGAGCCTCGATCGATCCGTCGAGTACGCCGCTCTGCGTGGAACACACGAGGTCGTGCTCATGGGTGAAGAGACACTGACCCCTGTAGGCAAAGCCAGATTCGCTGGCAAGAGCGTCCGCCGCCGCACCACCGAGATCTGGACTGACGTTTCGGGCTCCTGGCAACTCTCCTTGCGCCAGGCGACCATCTATTCCGCGGAGTGA
- a CDS encoding EamA family transporter — protein sequence MSLPPAVPSSCPPSRILLILAFAAVFLVWGTTFLAIRYAVETIPPLTTAAVRHGVAGSVLLALACLRGYRPHRADWVAGVVLGALFFLTGHGLLHWAELHIASGLAAVLIATEPLWILAIGAAVGRQRFNRANVIGLLLGLTGVALLTLPELGVVRPAGWAILATLLSSLAWALGVAAGPFLRLPVDPLGRAAVAALSGGAMLLALAAVTGDLAAFQPSEVSARSALGLAYLITFGSVLTFGAFIWLLQHVSPAVVATHAFVNPVVAILAGWAWAGEPLSGELALAAAAIVAAVVLIQRGERSPVAAKAL from the coding sequence GTGAGCCTCCCCCCAGCGGTCCCGTCCTCGTGCCCGCCGTCGCGCATCCTGCTGATCCTCGCGTTTGCGGCGGTCTTCCTCGTTTGGGGCACGACGTTCCTCGCCATCCGCTACGCCGTCGAGACGATCCCGCCGCTGACGACGGCCGCGGTCCGTCACGGGGTGGCAGGAAGCGTGCTGCTCGCGCTCGCCTGCCTGCGCGGGTACCGGCCGCACCGCGCGGACTGGGTGGCGGGCGTCGTGCTGGGAGCGCTGTTCTTCCTCACGGGGCACGGGCTTCTGCACTGGGCCGAGCTGCACATCGCTTCCGGGCTCGCCGCCGTCCTCATCGCCACCGAGCCGCTGTGGATCCTCGCGATCGGCGCCGCCGTGGGCCGGCAGAGGTTCAACCGGGCCAACGTCATTGGGCTGCTGCTCGGGCTCACGGGCGTCGCGCTGCTCACCCTGCCGGAGCTCGGCGTGGTGCGCCCGGCCGGCTGGGCCATCCTCGCGACGCTGCTGAGCTCGCTCGCGTGGGCGCTCGGCGTGGCCGCGGGACCGTTCCTGAGGCTCCCCGTAGACCCGCTCGGGCGTGCCGCCGTGGCCGCGCTCTCGGGCGGCGCGATGCTGCTCGCGCTCGCTGCCGTAACGGGAGATCTGGCAGCGTTCCAGCCGAGCGAGGTGTCCGCCAGGTCCGCTCTCGGGCTCGCGTACCTGATCACCTTCGGCTCGGTCCTCACCTTCGGGGCGTTCATCTGGCTGCTGCAGCACGTGTCACCGGCGGTCGTGGCGACGCACGCGTTCGTCAACCCCGTGGTCGCAATCCTGGCGGGCTGGGCGTGGGCCGGCGAGCCGCTCAGCGGCGAGCTGGCGCTCGCGGCGGCGGCGATCGTCGCGGCGGTGGTGCTGATTCAGAGGGGGGAGCGCTCGCCGGTGGCGGCGAAAGCCCTCTGA
- a CDS encoding 4-phosphopantetheinyl transferase family protein, producing the protein MAIVASASGAPEAFLPNGLPVGVSLSLTHSHGVAVAALGPAGIRLGVDLEAIEERPATFLGDWFTPAEQAFVAESETGTAALAATLVWSAKESVMKALGEGLRIPPKAVEVAPDRGPADGSWRAFVARGPGEESWHGWWRADAGFALSAVARPASGPPRPIG; encoded by the coding sequence GTGGCCATCGTGGCTTCCGCGTCCGGCGCTCCCGAGGCGTTCCTCCCGAACGGTCTCCCCGTCGGGGTCTCCCTCTCCCTCACGCACAGCCACGGTGTCGCCGTCGCGGCGCTCGGACCGGCCGGCATCCGCCTCGGCGTCGACCTCGAGGCCATCGAGGAGCGCCCCGCGACGTTCCTCGGGGACTGGTTCACCCCGGCGGAGCAGGCCTTCGTGGCGGAGAGCGAAACGGGGACGGCCGCGCTCGCCGCCACCCTCGTCTGGAGCGCGAAGGAGAGCGTGATGAAGGCGCTCGGCGAAGGTCTCCGGATTCCTCCGAAGGCCGTCGAGGTGGCGCCCGACCGGGGCCCGGCAGACGGCTCGTGGCGAGCGTTCGTCGCGCGAGGTCCGGGGGAGGAGAGCTGGCACGGATGGTGGCGGGCGGACGCGGGTTTCGCCCTCTCCGCCGTGGCGCGTCCCGCCTCCGGACCGCCCCGGCCGATCGGGTAG
- a CDS encoding beta-lactamase family protein: MGSQRARPICRIVPSASTVRRGRRRGRISLARRDSEGRFPRERRRRSARVNRYRVPRVESAVRRAILLLAAALAARANAGTATPPSSPPIEALHAAAAYSAAREGISFLVLVEGRVVFEDYPNGGAATRPHELASGTKSFSGVMAAAAVKDGLLRLDERVVDSISEWRVDPRKAKVTVRQLLSLTSGVKTGGERGRVPTYADAVAAPLADAPGQRFSYGAVPFQVFGEVMRRKLAPRGEGPLEYLRRRVLDPIGLSAGRWRRGVDGNPHLPSGAALTARDWAKLGELVRLGGRRNGVALLDPEALDACFEGTAANPRYGLSWWLNRPIDRPLALSIPVLRRNAASLWEVPGVPRDLVFAAGAGDQRLYVSRGRSLVVVRQAKGILRALRGERTGFSDAAFLGLLLAPPSGP; this comes from the coding sequence ATGGGGAGCCAGCGGGCCCGCCCGATCTGTCGCATCGTGCCCTCCGCGTCCACGGTACGTCGTGGCCGGCGCCGCGGACGGATCAGTCTAGCGCGACGGGACTCCGAGGGCCGATTCCCGCGCGAACGCCGTCGGCGATCGGCAAGGGTCAACCGGTACCGGGTCCCGCGCGTCGAATCCGCCGTGAGACGCGCCATCCTCCTCCTCGCTGCGGCGCTGGCGGCTCGGGCGAACGCCGGAACGGCCACCCCACCGTCCTCTCCTCCCATCGAGGCGCTGCACGCCGCCGCCGCGTACAGCGCCGCGCGCGAGGGGATCTCCTTCCTCGTGCTGGTCGAAGGCCGGGTCGTCTTCGAGGATTACCCGAACGGGGGCGCCGCCACCCGCCCGCACGAGCTGGCGAGCGGGACGAAGAGCTTCTCGGGCGTGATGGCGGCCGCGGCGGTGAAGGACGGTCTCCTGCGCCTCGACGAGAGGGTCGTCGACTCGATCTCCGAGTGGCGGGTCGACCCGCGAAAAGCGAAGGTCACGGTTCGGCAGCTCCTGAGCCTGACGAGCGGCGTGAAGACCGGGGGCGAGAGGGGCCGGGTTCCCACGTACGCCGACGCCGTCGCAGCGCCGCTGGCCGACGCACCGGGCCAGCGCTTCTCCTACGGGGCCGTGCCGTTCCAGGTCTTCGGAGAGGTGATGCGCCGCAAGCTCGCTCCGCGGGGCGAAGGGCCGCTCGAGTACCTTCGGCGAAGGGTCCTCGACCCGATCGGTCTCTCCGCGGGGCGGTGGAGGCGGGGGGTGGACGGCAACCCGCACCTCCCCTCGGGAGCGGCGCTGACGGCGCGAGACTGGGCGAAGCTCGGGGAGCTCGTGAGGCTCGGAGGGAGGCGGAACGGCGTCGCACTCCTCGACCCGGAAGCGCTGGACGCCTGCTTCGAGGGGACGGCGGCGAACCCACGCTACGGCCTGAGCTGGTGGCTGAACCGGCCGATCGACCGGCCTCTCGCGCTGAGTATTCCCGTCCTCCGGCGGAACGCGGCCTCCTTGTGGGAGGTGCCCGGCGTCCCGCGCGACCTCGTCTTCGCGGCGGGTGCGGGCGACCAGCGGCTCTACGTGAGCCGTGGACGTTCCCTGGTCGTCGTGAGGCAGGCGAAGGGGATTCTTCGTGCGCTCCGGGGCGAGAGAACCGGCTTCTCCGACGCCGCTTTCCTGGGGCTCCTCCTCGCCCCGCCGTCAGGGCCCTGA
- a CDS encoding DUF1579 domain-containing protein yields MPLPLDPLAPPDFDFVIGDWRVHHRRLKARLAGCSDWDAFDGLSSTRKTMGGFGNVEDNQIFLPGGSYRAVAIRSYDSQARTWSIWWLDGRSPRALDTPVVGSFSGGVGTFFADDTLDGLPIRIRFTWCISAEGNPHWDQAFSTDGGVTWEVNWEMEFVRLDKTDPSLAH; encoded by the coding sequence ATGCCGCTTCCGCTGGATCCGCTCGCACCTCCTGATTTCGACTTCGTGATCGGCGACTGGCGCGTTCATCATCGGCGCCTGAAAGCGCGGCTCGCCGGCTGTTCCGACTGGGATGCGTTCGACGGCCTGTCGTCGACCCGCAAGACGATGGGGGGCTTCGGAAACGTCGAAGACAACCAGATCTTCCTGCCCGGAGGCAGCTACCGGGCTGTCGCGATCCGCTCGTACGATTCGCAGGCCCGCACGTGGTCGATATGGTGGCTGGACGGGCGTTCCCCCCGTGCCCTCGACACACCTGTCGTCGGCAGCTTCAGCGGAGGTGTCGGCACGTTCTTCGCGGATGACACTCTTGACGGCCTTCCCATCAGGATCCGGTTCACGTGGTGCATCTCCGCCGAGGGCAACCCCCATTGGGATCAGGCCTTCTCAACCGACGGGGGCGTCACCTGGGAGGTCAACTGGGAGATGGAGTTCGTCCGTCTCGACAAGACGGACCCTTCTCTCGCACACTGA
- a CDS encoding DoxX family protein, protein MKAATIILRSLMGLLFVFASLSFFLELITPPPQTGAMKPFSDGMAASVYLLPTVKAIELISGVAFLTGRFVPLATVLIAPIIVNITLLHAFLDPKGLPVALFLVLASSFVAYANRESYKPLLRP, encoded by the coding sequence ATGAAGGCGGCCACAATCATCCTGCGAAGTCTCATGGGCCTGTTGTTCGTCTTCGCATCGTTGTCCTTCTTCCTCGAGCTCATAACCCCTCCGCCACAGACAGGCGCGATGAAGCCCTTCAGCGACGGGATGGCGGCTTCGGTCTACCTCCTTCCGACGGTGAAGGCGATCGAGCTCATCTCCGGCGTCGCGTTCCTGACGGGCCGGTTCGTCCCGCTCGCAACGGTGCTGATCGCACCGATCATCGTGAACATCACGCTACTTCACGCGTTTCTCGATCCGAAGGGTCTCCCTGTCGCCCTCTTCCTCGTCCTCGCGAGCTCATTCGTGGCCTACGCCAACCGGGAGAGCTACAAGCCCCTGCTGAGGCCATAG
- a CDS encoding beta-lactamase family protein codes for MRECLRRPVLSTVLVLAVTLSVVAPAADAPRAGFPDTPAGRRVAAFFAAYLSGTEESLAAFFSGAIGPEALKQRTATERARRIVAMRGQLGDVEVRRVDAPSAEQLVVVTEGPEKRLDKWAFSFGPPPDAFLLGIGVDDADESDLAGPPPPLTEAQALAQIAKAADEAAAADRFSGVVLVARDGKPLLHRAWGLANREHAVPNRADTKFNLGSINKLFTKIAIGQLAETGRLSLDDTIGKHLPSYPNAEAAQKVTIRQLLDMQSGIGDFFGEEFDATPKDRLRRNADFLPLFAGKPLLFPPGTDRRYSNGGYVVLGEIVAKASGRDYHDYVRENVYARAGMTDADSFEADVPAPNLAEGYSRIRGFGERTEGPRRRNVYTRPARGSAAGGGYATAPDLLRFATALLGDRLLSAPFTEWIVARTEPAAGKPVGDRRRGGLGVAGGAPGINAALEVDRETGLVLVVLANDDPPAAETLAKKARRLLDAIRR; via the coding sequence ATGCGCGAATGTCTCAGGCGTCCGGTCCTCTCCACCGTCCTCGTTCTGGCCGTCACCCTCTCGGTCGTGGCCCCGGCGGCGGATGCGCCCCGGGCCGGCTTTCCCGACACGCCCGCCGGCCGCCGCGTGGCCGCGTTCTTTGCGGCGTACCTCTCCGGGACCGAGGAGAGTCTCGCGGCCTTCTTCTCCGGGGCCATCGGACCGGAGGCCCTGAAGCAGCGGACGGCCACCGAGCGCGCACGGCGCATCGTGGCGATGAGGGGCCAGCTCGGCGACGTCGAGGTCCGCCGCGTGGACGCGCCCTCGGCGGAGCAGCTCGTCGTCGTCACGGAAGGCCCGGAAAAGCGGCTCGACAAGTGGGCGTTCTCCTTCGGCCCCCCGCCGGATGCATTCCTCCTCGGGATCGGCGTCGACGACGCGGACGAGAGCGACCTCGCCGGCCCGCCGCCGCCTTTGACCGAGGCGCAGGCCCTCGCCCAGATCGCGAAGGCCGCGGACGAAGCCGCCGCCGCAGATCGATTCTCCGGCGTCGTTCTCGTGGCGCGCGACGGCAAGCCTCTCCTCCATCGCGCCTGGGGCCTCGCGAACCGCGAGCACGCCGTCCCGAACCGAGCGGACACGAAGTTCAACCTCGGCTCGATCAACAAGCTCTTCACGAAGATCGCCATCGGGCAGCTCGCCGAGACCGGCCGCCTCTCGCTCGACGACACGATCGGGAAGCACCTGCCGAGCTACCCGAACGCCGAGGCGGCGCAAAAGGTCACGATCCGGCAGCTCCTCGACATGCAGTCGGGAATCGGCGACTTCTTCGGCGAGGAGTTCGATGCCACGCCGAAGGACCGCCTCCGCAGAAACGCCGACTTTCTCCCTCTCTTCGCGGGCAAGCCGCTCCTCTTCCCGCCCGGGACCGACCGGCGCTACTCCAATGGCGGCTACGTCGTCCTGGGGGAGATCGTCGCGAAGGCGAGCGGCCGGGACTACCACGACTACGTCCGCGAGAACGTCTACGCCCGGGCCGGAATGACCGATGCAGACTCCTTCGAAGCCGACGTCCCGGCGCCGAACCTGGCCGAGGGGTACTCGCGCATCCGGGGCTTCGGGGAGCGGACCGAGGGCCCTCGGCGGCGGAACGTCTACACGCGCCCCGCGCGGGGGAGCGCGGCGGGAGGCGGCTATGCGACGGCGCCCGACCTCCTCCGCTTCGCGACCGCCCTTCTCGGCGACAGGCTCCTTTCGGCCCCCTTCACCGAGTGGATCGTCGCGCGCACCGAGCCCGCTGCCGGCAAGCCCGTCGGCGACCGGCGGCGCGGAGGGCTCGGCGTGGCCGGAGGCGCGCCGGGAATCAACGCGGCGCTCGAGGTCGACCGCGAAACGGGCCTCGTCCTCGTGGTCCTCGCCAACGACGACCCGCCCGCAGCCGAGACCCTGGCGAAGAAAGCCCGGCGCCTCCTCGACGCGATCCGGCGCTGA
- a CDS encoding class I SAM-dependent methyltransferase gives MDIPRIFNVTEGAHRIHNPITPEKLATLGAALRLESGARVLDLGSGSGEMLCTWARDHGVVGTGIDMSESFTAQAKLRAEELGVADRVRFIHGDAAGYVSAEKVSVAACVGATWIGGGIVGTIELLARSLRTGGIILIGEPYWRQAPPTEEVARGCLANAVADFLMLPKLLASFGHLGYDVVEMVVADQDGWDRYEAAKWLTMRRWLEANPDDELAKEVRAKLTSEPERYAAYTREFLGWGVFALMPR, from the coding sequence GTGGACATCCCACGAATATTCAACGTCACAGAAGGGGCTCACCGCATCCACAACCCGATCACACCCGAGAAGCTCGCCACTCTCGGCGCGGCGCTGCGTCTGGAGTCCGGGGCCCGAGTGCTCGACCTCGGCAGCGGTTCGGGGGAGATGCTGTGCACCTGGGCACGCGATCACGGCGTCGTCGGCACCGGCATCGACATGAGCGAGTCGTTTACCGCGCAGGCGAAGCTCCGTGCTGAAGAGCTCGGCGTCGCCGATCGAGTCCGTTTCATCCATGGCGATGCGGCCGGCTATGTCTCTGCCGAGAAGGTCAGCGTGGCCGCCTGTGTCGGCGCCACCTGGATCGGCGGCGGAATCGTCGGCACGATCGAGCTTCTGGCGCGGAGCCTGCGTACCGGAGGGATCATCCTGATCGGCGAGCCCTACTGGCGGCAGGCACCGCCGACGGAAGAGGTGGCCAGGGGGTGTCTTGCCAACGCAGTCGCCGACTTCCTCATGCTCCCGAAACTCCTGGCGTCCTTCGGCCATCTCGGCTACGACGTCGTCGAGATGGTTGTGGCGGACCAGGACGGCTGGGACAGATACGAGGCGGCAAAATGGCTCACGATGCGCCGTTGGCTCGAAGCGAATCCTGACGACGAGCTCGCGAAAGAGGTTCGGGCGAAGCTGACCTCGGAGCCGGAACGGTACGCCGCCTACACGCGTGAATTCCTGGGCTGGGGTGTGTTCGCGCTGATGCCACGGTAA